Proteins from a genomic interval of Crassostrea angulata isolate pt1a10 chromosome 7, ASM2561291v2, whole genome shotgun sequence:
- the LOC128155558 gene encoding uncharacterized protein LOC128155558, translating into HHITYSDEVKSHTPVIESLLQIQVSNKCSAQDLVLQCEECENYSVCTCRLCDAVFCRLHFGSHMDAKHKHCKTKPDSSTCKKHSLQFKHYCRSCVKPICNDCMRYEDHSTHGLSSPVAMMEYFRESIFNENEELKNIIKPFYNTLLDFIVKKQSEMPRSYTKARENINEFGRKMHEQVNCAVKHYIEILEVNAKEQLGNIKDYLKFFQQRIDDIEKTLEENSQLLQKSDSFDLLTSFESSLAYFHTYPDLSEFKMPVFHPNIPDSKTIMNLAGNIDYPTGTDVPLSLNYKQVQLSQSHLLKRPSVLQKSVGSNLDILDLSCLQSDGVLTIGKGKQLKRFQFTSRELFHVQTNELECKSRYMAISPKCSIYFSDRKNRSVKKYGSLYCHQLTTVLDFDDLEPRGLTFTPSSQLLVCLYSKKRSFIARFVNDNKLVQEIEYNGDKQLYKEPCFVCCNRNGDVCVADHGLHCVIVVDQFGVFRFSYGDQNKTSFQPYSIATDHLCNIVITDNFNHEIHLLDKYGQFLGLLMSKHPIIRPGAVAIDEKGKLWIGHSSGGDLAVIKYLK; encoded by the coding sequence CATCACATAACTTATTCTGATGAGGTAAAGAGTCACACACCGGTAATTGAATCATTGTTACAGATACAAGTTTCCAACAAGTGTTCAGCGCAAGATCTCGTTTTGCAATGCGAGGAATGTGAAAATTATTCTGTGTGTACATGTCGATTATGTGATGCCGTATTTTGCAGACTACATTTTGGAAGTCATATGGACGCTAAACATAAACATTGTAAAACAAAACCTGACAGTTCGACTTGTAAAAAGCATTCTCTCCAGTTTAAGCACTACTGCAGAAGCTGTGTAAAGCCAATATGTAATGACTGCATGCGATACGAAGATCATTCTACCCATGGCCTCAGTAGTCCAGTGGCCATGATGGAGTATTTTAGAGAAagcattttcaatgaaaatgaagAACTCAAGAATATCataaaaccattttataacaCGTTacttgactttattgttaaaaaacaaTCAGAGATGCCCCGGAGCTATACTAAAGCAAGAGAAAATATAAACGAATTTGGACGTAAAATGCACGAACAGGTGAATTGCGCAGTAAAGCATTATATAGAAATTCTGGAAGTCAATGCAAAAGAACAGTTGGGAAATATTAAGGactatttgaaattttttcaacaAAGGATAGATGATATAGAAAAGACATTAGAAGAAAATTCACAGTTGCTACAGAAGAGTGATTCTTTTGATCTCTTGACGTCTTTTGAATCCTCTCTTGCATACTTTCATACTTATCCTGACTTATCTGAATTCAAAATGCCAGTATTCCATCCTAATATACCCGATTCAAAGACAATTATGAACCTTGCTGGTAATATAGATTATCCAACAGGAACAGACGTTCCCCtttctttaaattataaacAAGTTCAGTTATCACAAAGCCACCTTTTAAAACGTCCTTCAGTTTTACAAAAGTCCGTCGGTTCCAATTTAGATATACTGGACCTTTCCTGTCTTCAGTCTGATGGAGTTCTCACTATTGGGAAAGGTAAACAGCTCAAAAGGTTTCAGTTTACATCGCGCGAACTCTTTCATGTTCAAACTAACGAACTGGAATGCAAAAGTCGCTACATGGCTATTTCACCGAAATGTTCCATCTATTTTAGTGATAGAAAGAACAGATCAGTTAAGAAATATGGGAGCTTATACTGTCACCAATTGACTACCGTTCTAGACTTTGATGATTTAGAACCAAGAGGATTAACATTTACTCCATCTAGCCAATTGTTGGTCTGTCTGTACAGCAAAAAACGGTCTTTTATAGCGCGATTTGTTAACGACAACAAACTGGTTCAGGAAATTGAATATAATGGTGACAAACAACTGTACAAAGAACCTTGCTTTGTGTGCTGCAATAGAAATGGCGACGTCTGTGTTGCAGACCACGGACTTCATTGCGTCATTGTAGTTGACCAGTTCGGGGTCTTCCGGTTTTCCTACGGGGACCAAAACAAGACATCTTTTCAACCTTATAGTATAGCCACCGATCATTTGTGTAACATAGTGATCACAGACAACTTTAACCACGAGATTCACCTGCTGGATAAATATGGCCAGTTTTTGGGACTTCTAATGTCAAAGCATCCGATTATAAGACCTGGAGCCGTAGCTATCGACGAAAAAGGGAAGCTTTGGATTGGGCATTCGTCTGGTGGAGATTTGGCTGTGATCAAGTATCTGAAATAG